Proteins from a genomic interval of Desulfitibacter alkalitolerans DSM 16504:
- a CDS encoding Ig-like domain-containing protein: protein MNNKEGKRTARIVLSVLIAFFILMFSPAAFANSPTISTIKINGTNYSPGSINNSTINKGAVNDLSLNIIVTFNGAPASEYKAGIEVKAPGFDSSLEQEIASATLQHNTILLPNKTYTISITIYQTDTLDVLSSISFTYIIGDYDNSPPTITSRSPGIGEILTSPPNSVEFEFNESVSIVNSGIYIKNKTTNAKVTAESNVVHSSNSNIIKINKSLDYSNTYTVVIEANSVKDSAGNSLPATSWDFSVAADPNAPPIISSRTPASGAAGVKINANVKITISKELDLPTVNASSISLKQGNTTVPVTIDRINQNGKGEIILTPTQNLNYNRVYTVEIVNNAIKDVNGKALAGATWNFTTEAGSLLTISSRYPQADAANVDVDDVISITFNNRLNSSTVSPSNIYLRRSGSSSNISAVLKYTDSTRTVTITPNSPLAYNADYIVYISNNLRDINGNNIITTNWAFKTKAEDALAIVDRSPKPNSTNHPVDGEITVKFSQPLQTSTITSSNIYLRKSGSTRNISADLKYTSSTRTVTITPSSNLDYDSDYIVYLTNNLRDTNGNRLTATNWKFTTKEEDPVVITERSPLANAKDVDVDTEISIRFSQNMNQSTLTTANIYLRKANTTRNITAALSYNSSRRTVTLKPASSLDYNTEYTVYVTNKVRDTSGNSLTAVNWSFKTKETQPFEVIYNTPVNNTVNFKVDGSITVIFSGNLNQSTLNTANVYLRDNINNAYIPVTLTYTSADKKLTIKPQAKLSPSTTYTVYLTNGLKDDKGTSLKALNWKFTTEAEPIRYGTASSPELKVASKYVNFTDARPYVKNGRTFLPFRALFEAIDANVGFDFSNSKRLKVWGEKDGNKIELFIGDIRAFRNGSALIMDVKPELVDGRTMIPVRFAAEALGMRVGWDDVTKTVIIE, encoded by the coding sequence ATGAATAATAAAGAAGGAAAAAGGACAGCACGAATAGTATTATCAGTCTTAATAGCATTTTTTATTTTAATGTTTTCTCCGGCAGCTTTTGCAAATTCACCTACCATTTCAACTATTAAGATCAATGGAACAAACTATTCACCCGGCAGCATTAACAACTCTACTATCAACAAAGGTGCAGTCAATGATCTAAGTCTAAACATAATAGTTACTTTTAATGGAGCACCAGCATCTGAATATAAAGCTGGAATTGAAGTTAAAGCACCAGGCTTTGACAGCAGCCTGGAGCAAGAAATAGCTAGTGCAACCTTGCAGCACAATACTATACTGCTTCCAAATAAAACGTATACAATTAGTATAACTATTTATCAAACAGACACCTTGGATGTCTTAAGTTCAATAAGCTTTACATATATAATTGGTGATTACGATAATTCTCCACCAACCATAACTTCTCGTTCCCCTGGAATTGGAGAAATACTAACATCACCGCCCAACAGTGTTGAATTTGAATTTAATGAATCCGTTAGTATTGTAAATTCTGGTATATATATTAAAAATAAAACTACTAATGCAAAAGTAACAGCAGAATCAAATGTAGTACATTCTTCTAATTCAAATATTATTAAAATTAATAAATCACTGGACTATAGTAATACATATACAGTTGTAATCGAAGCTAACTCGGTAAAGGACTCTGCAGGAAACTCCCTGCCAGCCACATCCTGGGACTTTTCTGTAGCCGCTGATCCAAATGCCCCTCCAATAATATCTAGCCGTACACCAGCCTCTGGTGCAGCTGGTGTAAAGATAAATGCTAATGTAAAGATCACTATAAGTAAAGAACTAGATTTGCCTACTGTAAACGCCAGTTCTATATCCTTGAAGCAGGGAAATACAACTGTCCCTGTGACCATAGACCGTATTAATCAAAATGGAAAAGGTGAAATAATACTAACACCGACACAAAATTTAAATTATAATAGAGTTTATACCGTGGAAATTGTCAATAATGCAATTAAGGATGTGAATGGTAAAGCTCTGGCTGGAGCTACCTGGAATTTTACCACTGAAGCTGGCAGTCTCTTGACTATTTCTAGCAGATATCCTCAAGCAGATGCAGCAAATGTAGATGTTGATGATGTAATTTCAATAACCTTTAATAATAGGCTTAACTCATCAACAGTAAGCCCAAGTAATATATATTTAAGAAGAAGCGGCTCAAGCTCAAATATATCTGCAGTGCTAAAATATACGGATTCTACCAGAACAGTTACCATAACTCCCAATAGTCCCCTTGCATACAATGCAGATTATATTGTTTATATATCCAATAACCTTAGAGATATCAATGGAAATAACATTATAACAACAAACTGGGCGTTTAAAACAAAGGCTGAAGATGCTCTTGCCATTGTTGACAGAAGTCCAAAGCCCAATTCTACCAACCATCCAGTAGATGGGGAAATTACAGTTAAATTTTCTCAACCTCTTCAGACTTCAACAATAACAAGCTCAAATATTTATTTAAGAAAGTCCGGTTCAACCAGAAACATATCTGCAGATTTAAAATACACCAGTTCCACCAGAACTGTAACAATAACACCAAGCAGCAATTTAGACTATGATTCAGACTACATTGTTTATCTAACAAATAATCTTAGGGACACTAACGGAAATAGACTTACCGCAACCAATTGGAAGTTTACTACAAAAGAAGAGGATCCTGTTGTAATAACAGAGCGTAGTCCTTTAGCAAATGCAAAGGATGTTGATGTTGATACAGAGATTAGCATTAGATTCTCCCAGAATATGAATCAATCAACTTTAACCACTGCAAACATATACCTAAGAAAGGCTAATACGACAAGAAATATCACTGCTGCTTTAAGCTATAATTCATCAAGAAGAACTGTAACACTAAAGCCAGCTTCATCTCTTGACTATAATACTGAATATACAGTTTATGTTACAAACAAGGTCAGGGACACTAGCGGCAATTCATTAACCGCAGTTAACTGGAGCTTTAAAACCAAGGAAACTCAACCTTTTGAGGTAATCTATAATACTCCTGTAAATAATACAGTTAACTTCAAGGTTGATGGAAGCATAACAGTTATTTTCTCTGGTAATCTTAATCAGAGCACCCTTAATACTGCAAATGTATATTTAAGAGACAATATCAACAATGCATATATACCAGTTACTTTGACATATACAAGTGCTGATAAAAAACTGACTATCAAACCCCAGGCTAAACTAAGTCCAAGTACAACCTATACTGTATATTTAACCAATGGCCTAAAGGATGATAAGGGAACCTCTTTAAAAGCTCTAAACTGGAAATTTACTACCGAGGCTGAACCCATTAGATATGGTACTGCTTCTTCACCTGAACTAAAGGTTGCCAGCAAATATGTTAATTTCACAGATGCAAGGCCTTATGTAAAAAATGGCAGGACCTTTCTTCCCTTTAGAGCACTTTTTGAGGCTATAGATGCCAATGTTGGATTTGATTTTTCAAATTCAAAAAGGCTTAAGGTTTGGGGAGAAAAGGATGGCAATAAGATTGAATTATTCATTGGAGACATTAGAGCTTTTAGGAATGGATCAGCATTAATTATGGATGTTAAACCGGAACTTGTTGACGGAAGAACTATGATACCGGTAAGGTTTGCAGCTGAAGCTCTAGGCATGAGGGTAGGCTGGGATGACGTGACTAAAACAGTAATAATTGAATAA
- a CDS encoding succinate dehydrogenase, producing MTWYQNEYFLRRLHSFSGIFPLGIFLIEHTIVNSTARYGSDVYDSTVALLQSLPMLIFLEMAFIVIPLLFHGLFGIYIVYLAKNNVLQYKYYRNWAFYLQRITAIITLIFVIYHVWALRIGHVVYGFDINYQAVSYHLADPMVFWFYVVGVVASMYHFGNGITTFLISWGITAGPHSQKYAAWLGNGIFLILTLVGLGSLLAFI from the coding sequence TTGACTTGGTATCAAAATGAGTATTTTTTAAGAAGGCTGCATTCCTTTTCAGGCATATTTCCCCTGGGAATATTCCTGATTGAGCACACCATAGTAAACTCAACTGCACGATATGGTTCTGATGTCTATGATAGTACTGTAGCATTATTACAAAGCTTGCCAATGCTTATATTTTTGGAGATGGCTTTTATTGTAATACCTTTATTGTTTCATGGCCTATTTGGTATTTATATTGTCTATCTTGCTAAAAATAATGTGCTGCAGTACAAATATTATAGAAACTGGGCATTCTATCTGCAGAGAATCACTGCAATAATTACTTTGATTTTTGTAATCTATCATGTATGGGCATTACGGATAGGTCATGTAGTCTATGGATTTGATATTAATTATCAGGCAGTAAGCTATCACTTAGCTGACCCCATGGTTTTCTGGTTCTATGTTGTGGGAGTAGTGGCTAGTATGTATCATTTTGGGAATGGCATTACAACCTTTTTAATCAGTTGGGGTATTACTGCAGGACCCCATTCCCAAAAATATGCTGCCTGGCTTGGCAACGGAATTTTTTTAATTTTAACATTGGTGGGACTTGGTTCCCTGCTGGCATTTATATAA
- the sdhA gene encoding succinate dehydrogenase flavoprotein subunit codes for MSKHKVIVIGGGLAGLMTTLKLAEKGVSVDLFSLCHVRRSHSLCAQGGVNAALNTKGEDDSTWEHFYDTIYGGDFLANQPPVKQMCDEAPGLIYSMERMGVVFSRTQEGLLDLRLFGGVKKKRTVFAGATTGQQLLYGLDSQVRRYEDMGLVKKFEGWQFLSAVIDNTEFCRGIVAQNMNDMSIHTFAADAVCLATGGAGMIYGRSTNSTICTGSAAGAVFKQGVEYANGEFVQFHPTAMLGDDKYRLMSEASRGEGARVWTYKDGKPWYFLEEWYPAYGNLVPRDIASRAIYKVCEEMGLGIEGKNQVYLDLTHKDPDFLENRLGGILEIYRKFSGEDPCQKPMKIYPAPHYFMGGIHVDWNHMTRIPGLFAAGECDYMYHGANRLGANSLLSATYSGIVAGPKILDYIKGLGKASTDIPQSVFSSEQKYQQDIHDRIIKMQGKENPYEFHVELGEVMSTNVGVVRTNKKLAMAVEQLTELKERYNNINVIDNSHWGNQTAFFVRDLANMLELALVVAKGALLRDESRGSHYKEEFPDRNDQAWLKTTVAGYSPDGPKFRYEAVDTSIIEPRQRRYDVVEGGK; via the coding sequence ATGAGTAAACACAAGGTAATTGTTATAGGCGGCGGCTTGGCAGGATTAATGACGACCTTAAAATTGGCTGAAAAGGGAGTTTCTGTAGATTTATTCTCCCTGTGTCATGTTCGTAGATCTCACTCTCTTTGTGCCCAGGGAGGTGTAAATGCAGCTCTAAATACTAAAGGTGAAGACGATTCAACCTGGGAACACTTTTATGATACTATATATGGTGGAGATTTCCTGGCAAATCAACCTCCAGTTAAACAAATGTGTGATGAAGCTCCGGGCCTTATTTATTCCATGGAGAGAATGGGTGTAGTATTTAGCCGAACCCAGGAAGGTCTTTTAGATTTGCGGCTTTTTGGCGGGGTAAAAAAGAAAAGAACTGTTTTTGCTGGTGCAACCACAGGCCAACAGTTATTATATGGCCTTGATTCTCAGGTTCGAAGATATGAAGATATGGGACTAGTAAAAAAATTTGAAGGCTGGCAGTTTCTTTCAGCTGTTATAGATAATACTGAGTTTTGTCGCGGTATTGTGGCACAAAATATGAATGATATGTCCATCCATACCTTTGCTGCTGATGCAGTCTGCCTTGCAACAGGGGGGGCTGGCATGATTTATGGCCGTTCAACCAATTCCACCATATGTACTGGAAGTGCTGCTGGAGCAGTATTTAAGCAGGGAGTTGAATATGCCAATGGAGAGTTTGTTCAATTTCACCCTACTGCCATGTTAGGTGATGACAAATACCGCCTAATGTCCGAGGCTTCAAGGGGAGAAGGTGCCCGTGTCTGGACATACAAAGACGGAAAACCATGGTACTTTTTAGAGGAGTGGTATCCAGCATATGGCAACCTGGTTCCTAGAGATATTGCCTCCAGAGCAATTTATAAGGTATGTGAAGAAATGGGACTGGGCATTGAAGGTAAAAATCAGGTATATCTAGATCTGACTCACAAAGACCCAGATTTTTTAGAAAACAGGCTAGGTGGCATCTTAGAAATTTATCGTAAATTCAGTGGAGAGGACCCATGCCAAAAACCAATGAAAATCTATCCTGCTCCCCACTACTTTATGGGTGGCATTCATGTTGACTGGAACCACATGACTAGAATTCCTGGCCTATTTGCTGCTGGAGAGTGTGATTACATGTATCATGGCGCAAATCGCCTGGGCGCAAACTCCCTATTATCTGCAACTTATAGTGGTATTGTGGCAGGACCCAAAATATTAGATTATATTAAAGGACTTGGTAAGGCAAGTACAGATATTCCACAAAGTGTATTTAGTAGTGAACAGAAATACCAACAAGACATTCATGATAGAATTATTAAAATGCAGGGTAAAGAAAACCCTTATGAGTTTCATGTTGAATTAGGCGAAGTCATGAGTACTAATGTAGGAGTTGTGCGTACCAACAAGAAGCTTGCCATGGCCGTTGAGCAATTAACTGAATTAAAAGAACGCTATAATAACATTAACGTTATTGACAACTCTCATTGGGGTAACCAGACTGCGTTCTTTGTACGAGATTTAGCTAATATGCTTGAATTAGCATTGGTAGTTGCCAAGGGAGCTTTACTCCGTGATGAGAGTAGGGGCTCTCATTATAAAGAAGAGTTTCCTGATAGAAATGATCAAGCCTGGTTGAAAACCACAGTTGCTGGTTATTCCCCAGATGGTCCAAAGTTTAGGTATGAGGCAGTGGATACCTCTATTATTGAACCCCGACAAAGACGTTATGATGTGGTTGAGGGAGGTAAATAA